In a single window of the Desulfuromonadaceae bacterium genome:
- a CDS encoding sigma-54 dependent transcriptional regulator, translating to MSETRAKGYILVVEDDPALCDLLEETLARRGYRVRSALNVPAARELLHRQEFDLVLTDHHLPGASGIDLCAELQHNRPDLPVVIMTAFGSLATAIDALRAGAYDFVTKPVDIDLLGFSLERALQHRQQQQKIHLLKNQIRQHQAPGELAGESLALHKVREQISRVANLDTSILISGESGTGKELVARALHRQSHRCHGPLVTINCAALPENLLESELFGHVRGAFTDARESRAGLFVEASGGTLLLDEIGELPLILQPKLLRVLEQRRVRPLGGNQEIDCDVRIVTASHRDLAEAVRAGTFRGDLYYRLNVIQIDLPPLRARGNDILLLAREFVKEFSAHLGKSVTGISEPAAARLLSYPWPGNVRELRNVIERALALTSHDRITVEDLPEQLQKPTGAGPFAGGNSDPLALLPLAEIERRYIDQVIEQVGGNRTLAARILGVDRKTLYRKLKDG from the coding sequence ATGAGCGAGACGCGGGCAAAAGGGTATATTCTGGTCGTCGAAGACGATCCGGCGCTGTGCGACTTACTCGAAGAGACTCTCGCCCGGCGCGGTTATCGGGTGCGGAGTGCGCTTAATGTTCCGGCGGCGCGGGAACTGCTCCATCGTCAGGAGTTTGATCTGGTGTTGACCGATCATCATCTGCCCGGGGCAAGTGGCATCGATCTGTGTGCCGAGCTGCAACACAACCGCCCCGACTTGCCGGTTGTGATCATGACCGCGTTTGGTTCCCTCGCCACCGCCATCGATGCGCTCCGCGCGGGCGCCTACGATTTTGTGACCAAGCCGGTCGATATCGACTTGCTCGGTTTTTCGCTGGAGCGGGCGCTGCAACATCGTCAACAGCAACAGAAAATTCATCTCCTCAAAAATCAGATTCGCCAGCACCAGGCACCGGGGGAGTTGGCCGGGGAAAGTCTGGCGCTGCACAAGGTCAGGGAGCAGATCAGTCGGGTGGCCAACCTGGATACCTCGATTCTGATCAGTGGCGAAAGTGGCACCGGCAAGGAACTGGTTGCGCGTGCCCTGCACCGGCAGAGCCACCGTTGTCACGGTCCGCTGGTGACGATCAACTGCGCGGCACTCCCCGAAAACCTGCTGGAGAGTGAACTGTTCGGTCACGTGCGGGGTGCGTTTACGGATGCGCGTGAGAGTCGGGCCGGACTTTTTGTCGAGGCGTCGGGGGGCACCCTGTTGCTGGACGAAATCGGCGAACTGCCGCTGATTCTGCAGCCGAAACTGCTGCGGGTGCTGGAACAGCGCCGGGTGCGTCCGCTGGGGGGCAATCAGGAAATCGATTGTGACGTGCGGATTGTTACCGCCAGTCATCGCGATCTGGCCGAAGCGGTCAGGGCGGGGACTTTTCGCGGAGATCTTTATTATCGGCTCAACGTTATTCAGATCGACCTGCCGCCGCTTCGCGCGCGGGGAAATGACATCCTGCTGCTGGCGCGGGAGTTTGTCAAAGAATTCTCCGCTCACCTCGGCAAGTCGGTGACCGGCATCTCAGAACCCGCCGCCGCGCGGTTGTTGTCCTACCCGTGGCCGGGAAATGTGCGTGAACTGCGCAACGTTATCGAGCGGGCGCTGGCTCTCACCAGCCACGATCGAATCACCGTTGAAGATCTCCCCGAGCAGCTGCAAAAACCGACCGGTGCTGGCCCCTTCGCGGGGGGCAACTCCGACCCCCTCGCCCTCCTGCCGCTGGCGGAGATAGAGCGGCGCTATATTGATCAGGTCATCGAACAGGTCGGCGGTAACCGCACCCTCGCGGCCCGAATCCTCGGTGTCGATCGCAAGACTCTGTATCGCAAGTTGAAAGATGGATGA
- a CDS encoding cation:proton antiporter, protein MHGILPEIGISILSATALGFIFQLFRQPVILGYLVAGAVIGPEIGLKLVSNPTGIEVISEIGLILLLFIIGLELNPAKLLSSGRQLIYAGGGQFIFSVLLGIGFFALLGYSLGNGRIEALYLAICCSLSSTAIVVKLLYDKFEIDTLPGRITLGILIFQDIWAILVLALQPQFTHPQVSLVVLALSKSVALLAIGFLLSKYLLGWIFEKISKTPEMVVAMSIAWCVCMAGIGGWIGLSMEIGALIAGVAISTFPYSVHVTAKVLPLRDFFLTLFFLSIGMKIPVPDPAMLIMAIVIVLFVIASRFLTIYPLLSLAGSGRRTSFIASLNLSQISEFSLVVAALGVHYGHIEERMLSLIIYAMAVTSVLATYFINGNHRAYLVFDRFLEKTGFPSKVKETVMADATRHYPMVLLGYHRGAQAFIDQLEITAPDLLRKILVIDFNLEVLKELKDRNIKGVFGDISSMDTLEHAHVSSATIILSTIPDSLLKGTNNQSLVTTCRTLAPNAVLVATADSAEMIEVLKTSGANEVLLPYALTGAHLARFVDATLRSLEVDTERPLEEALGAM, encoded by the coding sequence ATGCACGGTATTCTTCCTGAAATAGGAATTTCAATTCTATCCGCTACGGCGCTGGGATTTATCTTTCAACTTTTTCGCCAGCCGGTCATCCTCGGATACCTTGTTGCCGGAGCGGTGATCGGCCCCGAGATCGGCCTCAAGCTCGTGTCCAATCCGACCGGGATTGAAGTCATTTCGGAGATCGGTCTTATCCTGCTGCTCTTCATTATCGGCCTGGAACTGAATCCTGCCAAGCTGCTCTCGTCGGGCCGCCAGTTGATCTATGCCGGGGGCGGCCAATTTATCTTCTCCGTCCTGCTGGGGATCGGGTTCTTCGCGCTGCTGGGATACAGTCTGGGCAACGGTCGCATCGAGGCCCTGTATCTGGCCATCTGCTGTTCGTTGAGCAGTACCGCCATTGTCGTCAAGCTGCTTTACGACAAGTTTGAAATCGATACCCTGCCCGGTCGCATCACCCTGGGCATCCTCATCTTTCAGGATATCTGGGCAATCCTGGTGCTGGCGCTGCAACCCCAATTTACCCATCCCCAGGTCTCCCTCGTGGTGCTGGCCCTGAGCAAAAGTGTGGCGCTGTTGGCAATCGGCTTTCTCCTCAGCAAGTATCTGCTCGGCTGGATTTTTGAAAAGATCTCGAAGACACCGGAAATGGTCGTGGCGATGTCCATCGCCTGGTGCGTCTGCATGGCGGGGATCGGGGGGTGGATCGGCCTTTCCATGGAAATCGGGGCGCTGATTGCCGGGGTGGCCATTTCGACTTTCCCCTACTCTGTGCATGTTACGGCGAAGGTTCTTCCGCTGCGCGATTTCTTTCTGACCCTCTTTTTTCTCTCCATCGGCATGAAGATCCCGGTCCCGGACCCGGCCATGCTGATCATGGCGATAGTCATCGTCCTTTTCGTCATCGCGTCGCGCTTCCTGACGATCTATCCGCTCCTCTCCCTGGCCGGTAGCGGCCGGCGAACCAGTTTCATTGCCAGCCTCAATCTCTCCCAGATCAGCGAATTCTCTCTGGTGGTGGCGGCGTTGGGGGTGCATTACGGGCATATTGAAGAGCGCATGTTGTCCCTGATCATTTACGCCATGGCTGTGACCTCGGTCCTTGCCACCTATTTCATCAACGGTAACCACCGGGCATACCTTGTTTTCGACCGTTTCCTTGAAAAAACCGGCTTCCCCTCCAAGGTCAAAGAGACGGTCATGGCGGACGCTACCCGTCATTACCCGATGGTACTCCTCGGCTATCATCGGGGGGCGCAAGCCTTTATCGACCAGCTTGAGATAACCGCTCCGGATCTGTTGCGAAAGATTCTGGTGATCGATTTCAATCTTGAGGTTCTGAAGGAGCTGAAGGACCGGAATATCAAGGGCGTGTTTGGCGATATCAGCAGCATGGACACCCTGGAGCATGCCCATGTCTCCTCCGCGACAATCATTCTTTCCACCATTCCCGATTCCCTGCTCAAGGGCACCAACAATCAATCCCTTGTCACGACTTGCCGCACCCTGGCACCGAATGCCGTTCTTGTCGCCACGGCAGATTCGGCGGAGATGATCGAAGTCCTGAAAACAAGCGGCGCCAACGAAGTACTCCTCCCCTATGCCCTGACCGGTGCTCACCTGGCGCGATTCGTTGACGCAACATTGCGGAGTCTTGAGGTTGACACGGAACGCCCGCTGGAGGAAGCCCTGGGGGCAATGTGA
- a CDS encoding thermonuclease family protein: MSPLRLPLHLCALLLVLFFLGCATLHAQPLSGRVSWVYDGDTLKVDGIGKVRLLGIDTPEREDSARDNYYVRQGVTVQRLRAIARLALRRAITLAKGQVVTLTSDGDGRDRYGRLLAYVHLPDGRLLNRLLLEEGLASVYRKFSYRLKDEFLAVEAGARQRGVGLWQRSPGGG; encoded by the coding sequence TTGAGCCCTTTGCGCCTGCCCCTGCACCTATGCGCGCTATTGCTGGTCCTTTTTTTTCTGGGGTGCGCAACGCTTCACGCCCAGCCGCTTTCCGGTCGGGTGTCCTGGGTTTATGACGGTGACACGCTCAAGGTTGACGGGATCGGCAAGGTGCGGCTGCTCGGGATCGATACCCCGGAGCGTGAGGATTCGGCGCGCGATAATTATTATGTGCGCCAGGGAGTGACCGTGCAGCGTTTGCGGGCGATCGCCCGGCTGGCGTTAAGACGGGCGATCACCCTGGCAAAAGGGCAGGTTGTCACGCTGACCAGCGACGGTGATGGCAGGGATCGTTACGGACGGTTACTGGCCTACGTTCACTTGCCTGACGGGCGGTTGCTCAATCGGCTGCTTCTGGAGGAAGGGCTGGCGAGTGTGTATCGCAAATTTTCGTATCGCTTGAAAGATGAATTTCTGGCGGTTGAAGCCGGGGCACGGCAGCGCGGGGTCGGGCTCTGGCAGCGTTCCCCCGGCGGGGGATAG
- the larE gene encoding ATP-dependent sacrificial sulfur transferase LarE — MALQQKYTKLKNILRELKFVVVAFSGGVDSTFLLKVARDTLGTENVLALTASSPTYPEYELEESRELARHMGVRQEVVESNELEIPGFARNDRMRCYHCKLALFSICGAKAKELGYHFILDGSNLDDLDDYRPGRQAALELDVRSPLLEAELTKNDIRYLSRELGLPTWFKQPFACLSSRFPYGVEITAERLRQVGRCEAFLRKHKFNSYRVRYHHETARIEVAVEDFSRFLDEDFRALLLAEFKAAGFTYVALDLEGYRTGSMNEPVP, encoded by the coding sequence ATGGCTTTACAGCAAAAATACACCAAACTGAAAAATATTCTGCGTGAGCTGAAATTTGTGGTGGTGGCATTTTCCGGCGGCGTGGATTCGACTTTTTTGCTGAAGGTTGCACGCGATACCCTGGGGACGGAAAATGTGTTGGCGTTGACGGCGAGTTCGCCGACGTATCCGGAATATGAGCTGGAAGAAAGTCGCGAGCTGGCCAGGCACATGGGGGTGCGCCAGGAGGTGGTCGAAAGCAACGAACTGGAGATTCCCGGTTTTGCCCGGAATGACCGCATGCGCTGTTATCATTGCAAGCTGGCGCTGTTCAGTATTTGTGGTGCCAAGGCGAAGGAGCTTGGTTACCATTTCATTCTCGATGGATCAAACCTCGACGATCTCGACGATTATCGGCCCGGACGCCAGGCGGCGCTTGAGCTTGACGTGCGCTCACCGCTCCTTGAGGCGGAACTGACCAAAAATGACATCCGTTATCTCAGCCGCGAACTCGGTCTGCCCACCTGGTTCAAGCAACCCTTCGCCTGTTTGTCCTCACGCTTCCCGTATGGCGTTGAGATCACGGCTGAGCGTTTGCGTCAGGTCGGTCGTTGCGAGGCGTTTCTGCGCAAGCACAAATTCAACAGTTACCGGGTGCGTTACCATCACGAAACGGCACGCATTGAGGTTGCGGTTGAAGATTTTTCACGCTTTCTTGACGAAGATTTTCGAGCGCTGCTGCTGGCTGAATTCAAGGCGGCGGGTTTCACCTACGTCGCGCTCGATCTGGAGGGTTACCGCACCGGGAGTATGAATGAGCCGGTGCCCTGA
- the moaA gene encoding GTP 3',8-cyclase MoaA, translating into MKDQFNRTIEYLRLSITDRCNLRCRYCMPEEGVVEVTHGTILSYEELLAVAAAAARLGVRQIRVTGGEPLVRRGVIDFIRQLAQLPERPEVTMTTNGLRLAEEVEALRDAGLQRVNVSLDTLRPERFMQITRRDGLEQVLAGIRAATVAGLPVKINMVPIASVNDDEIHDFARLAEHHPWDIRFIEYMPFGPELDFPPELRVPADVIIARLRELGPLEPLRKDSAIVGPAQHYRLPGWRGRLGVIPAVSNHFCAACNRLRITADGRIKPCLFEGGEYNLKPALRPQIDPLAIEKLLLGAACAKPERHRINEDDYLPPTRGMHGIGG; encoded by the coding sequence ATGAAAGACCAGTTTAATCGAACAATCGAATACCTGCGCTTGTCAATTACCGATCGCTGTAATCTGCGTTGCCGCTACTGCATGCCGGAAGAGGGTGTTGTCGAGGTTACGCACGGGACAATCTTGTCTTACGAGGAACTGCTGGCAGTCGCCGCCGCCGCCGCGCGGCTCGGTGTGCGGCAGATTCGCGTCACCGGCGGGGAGCCCCTGGTGCGGCGCGGGGTAATCGACTTCATTCGGCAGCTGGCGCAGCTTCCCGAACGTCCGGAAGTGACGATGACGACCAACGGCCTGCGGCTGGCGGAAGAGGTTGAGGCGTTGCGCGACGCCGGTCTCCAGCGGGTCAATGTCAGCCTCGATACCTTGCGTCCTGAACGGTTTATGCAGATTACCCGCCGCGACGGGCTGGAACAGGTTCTGGCGGGGATCCGAGCCGCCACCGTGGCAGGGCTTCCGGTCAAGATCAATATGGTGCCGATTGCTTCGGTCAATGATGACGAAATTCACGATTTCGCCCGGCTTGCCGAACATCATCCGTGGGATATCCGTTTTATCGAATACATGCCGTTCGGCCCCGAACTTGACTTTCCTCCGGAGTTGCGGGTACCCGCGGACGTCATCATTGCGCGGCTGCGTGAACTGGGCCCCCTTGAACCCCTGCGCAAAGATTCCGCTATTGTCGGCCCGGCACAACATTATCGCCTCCCCGGCTGGCGCGGGCGACTGGGCGTAATCCCGGCGGTGTCAAATCATTTCTGTGCCGCCTGCAACCGGTTGCGCATTACCGCCGACGGGCGGATCAAGCCGTGCCTGTTTGAAGGGGGAGAATACAACCTGAAACCAGCGTTACGACCGCAGATCGATCCCCTGGCAATCGAAAAATTGCTGCTCGGAGCGGCCTGCGCCAAGCCTGAAAGGCACCGCATCAACGAGGATGATTACCTGCCACCGACGCGGGGAATGCACGGCATCGGCGGCTGA
- a CDS encoding isochorismatase family protein: MDKVDRFELDREQAVLVVVDVQQRLTPAMDQKVYRRILASIELLLKVAAELKIPVVTTEQYSKGLGHTVLELAAACADGVVEKMSFGCCGEPDFMSRMKSLGRTRPLIVGMEAHVCVYQTVLGLLDAGYHVHLVRDAICSRNKTDFSNALQLAAAAGAVVTTTETATFQLLKVAGTPEFKVISKLIRER; encoded by the coding sequence ATGGACAAAGTTGACAGATTCGAACTTGATCGCGAACAGGCGGTGCTGGTAGTGGTCGATGTGCAGCAACGGCTGACTCCGGCGATGGATCAGAAGGTTTACCGGCGGATTCTCGCCAGTATCGAGCTGTTGCTCAAGGTGGCGGCGGAGTTGAAGATTCCGGTCGTAACGACCGAGCAGTACTCCAAAGGGTTGGGGCACACGGTTCTCGAACTCGCCGCCGCCTGTGCCGACGGCGTGGTAGAAAAGATGAGTTTCGGCTGCTGCGGTGAGCCGGATTTTATGTCGCGAATGAAATCCCTGGGCCGCACCCGGCCGCTCATCGTCGGCATGGAAGCGCATGTCTGCGTTTACCAGACGGTCCTCGGGTTGCTCGATGCTGGCTATCATGTCCATCTGGTGCGCGACGCCATCTGTTCGCGAAACAAAACCGATTTTAGCAACGCACTCCAGTTGGCTGCTGCTGCGGGGGCCGTGGTGACGACCACCGAAACGGCCACTTTTCAGTTACTGAAGGTGGCCGGCACGCCGGAGTTCAAGGTGATTTCAAAGTTGATCCGGGAGCGTTAA
- a CDS encoding HAMP domain-containing protein: MRLTLKITIAILLGVALIFSLHSYLSLQRERTQLQERLSGEARHMGASIRALLTEIWRIGGEQAAIGFLNSTNLVSGPREIRWVWIDGPGDGRFVPRISAARLSALRQGQTVSILIEAEDGHDNLLTYLPVTTTQGRLGAIELSESLDDLRGYVEESLRRSALMMAATLGSGLLLMTVLGSLWIKRPVRKLTEQAERIGAGDLSTAVTVSGRDELATLAGTIDRMRSQLAEARDAEQAASAAKLQALERLRHTERLATIGRLSAGMAHELGTPLNVISGRAKLIASQELTPDEITRCARIIGEQTEKMTTIMRQLLDFARRGEARKQPVELGRLIKGVVDLLAPTARKQGVDLRWVAFSAELTVNADPGQLQQVLLNLAMNAIQAMPEGGALTLQLHGDCTSAPPDTKGAESGPWCCIRVEDQGLGIAAEDLPHIFEPFFTTKEVGQGTGLGLSIAYGIADEHGGWIEVDSTPGQGSCFTVCLPLLARGEVG, translated from the coding sequence ATGCGCCTGACCCTGAAAATTACGATTGCCATCCTGCTTGGTGTTGCGCTGATCTTTTCCCTGCACAGCTATTTATCGCTGCAACGCGAGCGAACCCAGTTGCAGGAGCGCCTGAGTGGTGAGGCACGTCACATGGGCGCAAGCATCCGGGCATTGTTAACGGAAATCTGGCGGATTGGCGGGGAGCAAGCGGCAATCGGTTTTTTGAACTCCACCAATCTGGTCAGCGGCCCGCGTGAAATCCGCTGGGTCTGGATCGACGGGCCGGGCGACGGTCGTTTTGTGCCGCGGATTTCCGCGGCCCGCTTGAGCGCGTTGCGGCAGGGACAAACCGTTTCAATCTTGATCGAGGCCGAGGACGGCCATGATAATCTGCTCACCTATCTCCCCGTAACGACCACGCAGGGCCGACTTGGCGCGATTGAATTGAGTGAATCGCTGGACGATTTGCGCGGCTACGTCGAGGAGAGCCTGCGTCGTTCGGCGCTGATGATGGCGGCCACCCTCGGCTCCGGGCTGTTGTTGATGACCGTCCTCGGCAGCCTCTGGATCAAGCGTCCGGTGCGGAAACTGACCGAACAGGCCGAACGGATCGGGGCCGGGGACTTGTCCACCGCCGTGACCGTTTCAGGGCGCGACGAGCTCGCCACCCTGGCCGGGACCATCGACCGCATGCGCAGTCAACTTGCCGAAGCCCGCGACGCGGAGCAGGCCGCGAGCGCCGCCAAACTGCAGGCGTTGGAGCGGTTGCGCCACACCGAACGGCTCGCCACCATCGGGCGCCTGTCGGCCGGGATGGCACACGAACTCGGCACCCCCCTCAATGTGATTTCCGGACGCGCCAAGTTGATCGCCAGTCAGGAACTCACCCCGGACGAGATCACCCGTTGCGCGCGGATTATCGGGGAACAGACCGAAAAAATGACCACCATCATGCGGCAGTTGCTTGACTTTGCCCGCCGTGGCGAAGCGCGCAAGCAGCCGGTGGAGCTCGGGCGACTGATCAAGGGGGTCGTCGATCTGCTCGCGCCGACCGCCCGCAAACAGGGGGTCGATTTACGCTGGGTGGCTTTTTCGGCGGAGCTGACGGTTAACGCCGATCCCGGCCAGCTGCAACAGGTGCTCCTCAATCTGGCGATGAACGCAATTCAGGCCATGCCGGAGGGAGGGGCGCTGACCTTGCAGTTGCACGGGGATTGCACGAGCGCGCCGCCGGATACCAAGGGGGCGGAGAGCGGCCCCTGGTGCTGTATCCGGGTTGAGGATCAGGGGCTGGGGATTGCTGCGGAGGATCTGCCCCATATCTTTGAGCCTTTTTTCACCACCAAAGAGGTGGGGCAGGGAACCGGTCTGGGGCTCTCGATTGCTTACGGGATCGCAGATGAACATGGCGGCTGGATTGAGGTTGACAGCACTCCTGGCCAGGGGAGTTGCTTCACCGTCTGCCTGCCGCTGCTTGCACGCGGAGAGGTGGGATGA